The Ktedonobacterales bacterium genome contains the following window.
CAGCGTAGCTCCCGGCATGTGCGCGCAGCCCATTGCAGAGCAGCGCGCGTGGAATCTGAAGATGTGGGCAAGCGAACAAGGAGCAGGGGAGAAGTACAAGGGGAAGGGGAAAAACCGATCTCGCGCCTGGCAGCGGTGTTCTTCCACAGCGTCAGTTGGGAGTACCAGCGCCAAGACGAGGCAACGGCTCATCGTCAGTCGGACGGAATCAAACAGCCGACTGGCTCGCGCTGCGCTGTCGCGCAACAATTGCCTTCTGTCATCGGTGAACGGGTACGCTTAGCTGACCCAGGAACGAACGACTGCCGGCTGCCTTGACATGAGCGGCGGAGACCTCCTGTGAAGATGATAGCAGCAGTATAGCATGCCCACCAGCAAGAAGCAAAAACGGGGGAAATCGCCAACACCCATACCACTTGCCACCTTTCGCGCTTTTGCCGTACAATGTTCGCAGACTGAGCAGCAACGTTGACGCTCTGTGAGCGCAGGGGGCTTGATGAGTAAAGAGCAGCCGCGAGATTACTACACGGAAGAACATGGACTATCAGCGCCCACTCAGGCGCGAATACAGCGCCGCTCAGGCGCTCTGACGATGCCAGGAGGGCGCTCACTGGCCGCGCTCTGGCTGGCGATCACGCTGGGGCTGGTCGCCGCGTTCAGCCTCAGCGCCGGGATTGCCCAGGCCAGCTCAGCCCGCCCAGGCGCGAATGCCATTACCATCACCTCACAGACGCAAACCTACACCTACGCCACGCGGATGACCTTTCAGGTGCAGGCCAGTGACAGCGCCGGAACGATCAACAAGGCCGAACTCGAAATCAAGGTAGCGCAGATCGGCATGGACCGCCGGATCACCGTTCCTGTCCCTCAGCCCGGCGCGACGGTTTCGCTGGCCTATCGCTATGATCCAGGCAGCGATTATCTGCCGCCTTTCACTCCCATCACCTATCACTGGATGCTGAGCGATAACACGCAGCACAGCCTGACCGGCGCAGATCAACATTTCGATTTCGCCGATACGCGCTTCACCTGGAGCCATCTTACCAAAAATGACATCTCCATCTACTGGTATCATCAAAATACCGCCTACGGACAGAATCTCCTGAACACCGCCGTAAAAGAAGCCACCTCCATTGAGCAAGACCTTCATGGCACGCTGACGGACCCCATTCACGTGCTGGTCTATGCCAGCGATCAGGACTTGCGCGGCGGGCTGCCATCCGACACCCCCAATTGGGCGGGCGGGGTGGCGCTGATTCCGCTCCATGAAGCCCTCATCGTCGTCGGAGACGCGCAGTATCCCCTCCAGCGTGACCTGCCCCACGAACTCACCCACCTCATTCTGCATGAAATCGCCGGGCTTGGGTGTGGCGGATGCCCACTCTGGTTTGATGAGGGGATGGCCGTCTATCACCAGATTTATCACGAGCCGGACTTGCAATATGCCTTCGATACCGCCGTTCACACCCAAAAACACCTCCTCTCGTTCAACACCCTCACTGATCGCTTTCCCGATGACGCCGAGCAGGCGGAGCTTGCCTACGCCCAGAGTTGGAAGTTCATCACCTATCTCTATAGCACATTCG
Protein-coding sequences here:
- a CDS encoding peptidase MA family metallohydrolase; the protein is MSKEQPRDYYTEEHGLSAPTQARIQRRSGALTMPGGRSLAALWLAITLGLVAAFSLSAGIAQASSARPGANAITITSQTQTYTYATRMTFQVQASDSAGTINKAELEIKVAQIGMDRRITVPVPQPGATVSLAYRYDPGSDYLPPFTPITYHWMLSDNTQHSLTGADQHFDFADTRFTWSHLTKNDISIYWYHQNTAYGQNLLNTAVKEATSIEQDLHGTLTDPIHVLVYASDQDLRGGLPSDTPNWAGGVALIPLHEALIVVGDAQYPLQRDLPHELTHLILHEIAGLGCGGCPLWFDEGMAVYHQIYHEPDLQYAFDTAVHTQKHLLSFNTLTDRFPDDAEQAELAYAQSWKFITYLYSTFGQPKVARLVDALPTTAFSTAFSQAFGLSVDKTEDQWRKSLGLKPTTNSPQATPSTSNTPGGSQTSDASANEGSGNGPIEAIGLGFALLLLVGLAGVVFLLRRSRQAPAPVMGPGGAWPASATAAPAPFGAMSPGYPPPGAPQGIATDEHFQRQIAQRQALLWKIDLLIAAEKRLSIQRTEIERQIALYAAQEREARAENSENRAMLALDRRQKLETHIPYLRQQIEQARLQKEQALEMERRISAEIGAAFNQPMRPANVNANAGLPWPQPGGAVSTSARRVSQE